In one window of Paracoccus saliphilus DNA:
- the rplU gene encoding 50S ribosomal protein L21, with translation MAEFGREGGGVEPRAFERQRKLGDLLDLPARIRHIHADRPGKCLWPVRYLYDSPIANGALSEGGMIPKHRNIRGRRTRKTKENKAMFAVLKSGGKQYKVQAGDVLRVEKLNAAAGEKVQFNEILMVGSTLGTPLVDGACVQAEVIDQIKADKVVTYVKRRRKHSSQRTRGHRQQLTLLRVTDVLEKGADKSKVKPAVGARTKDDEIAAAKPAKAKKPAKKDAAADKPAADATEA, from the coding sequence ATGGCTGAGTTTGGAAGAGAAGGCGGCGGAGTAGAACCGCGAGCCTTCGAACGTCAGCGAAAACTTGGGGATTTACTTGACTTGCCCGCTCGAATCCGCCATATCCACGCGGACCGGCCGGGCAAATGCCTTTGGCCGGTACGTTATTTATATGACTCCCCGATTGCAAACGGGGCGCTGTCCGAAGGCGGGATGATCCCGAAACACCGGAATATCCGGGGCCGAAGGACGCGGAAAACGAAGGAAAACAAAGCGATGTTCGCGGTTCTTAAATCGGGCGGCAAGCAATACAAGGTGCAGGCAGGTGACGTGCTGCGCGTTGAAAAGCTGAATGCCGCCGCTGGCGAGAAAGTCCAGTTCAACGAGATCCTGATGGTCGGCTCGACCCTCGGCACGCCGCTGGTCGATGGCGCATGCGTGCAGGCCGAGGTGATTGATCAGATCAAGGCCGACAAGGTCGTCACTTATGTCAAGCGTCGCCGCAAGCACAGCTCGCAGCGGACCCGAGGGCATCGTCAGCAACTGACCCTGCTGCGTGTGACCGACGTCCTTGAAAAAGGCGCTGACAAATCCAAAGTTAAACCTGCGGTCGGTGCGCGGACCAAGGATGACGAGATCGCCGCTGCCAAGCCTGCGAAGGCGAAGAAACCGGCCAAGAAAGACGCCGCTGCCGACAAACCGGCGGCTGACGCCACTGAAGCGTAA